A window of Cervus elaphus chromosome 23, mCerEla1.1, whole genome shotgun sequence genomic DNA:
CATGGGAAGGCAGAGGGAATGGGACTTGGAGTGCTGCGGggttgagggagagagaggaaccaAGGCTGTCTCCAACGGTTTTAGCCCCGAGCACCTTACCAGAGGCATGTTCTGAGAAACTGAAGACCATGGGAGAAGCAATTTGAGGAGAGATGTGAGATGTCTGTGCTACGTGGGTACGTGGAACAGGTAACGGGATgcaggggcggggggggtggaTACAGCTTCGGCGCTCGGGTGCCTGAATTTGGCGGGGGGCAGTGACGCCGAGGGAAGGGTCAGGCCGCCTTGGGAACTGACTCAGGACCCACCCCAGAGGAAAAGAAGCTGCTGAGGTGTCAAAAGGCAGCGGCCAGAGACGGAGGAGGAAAACAAGGACAGAGTCGGCTCGGGAAAACCAAAGCTCGGGAGAGCATCTGCAGCAATGGTGCGGAGCCACAGGGCCTGAGCCCGCGTCCTAGTCGCATGGAGACTCGCGGCGTAGGGGTGCGGAGGGTATGGCCAGGCCAAGACCACTGGAGGGCTCGCAGGGGATGCTCAGGCCTGTGGGCTACTCCGAATAACGcgactcccccccaccccacacacacacacccgcgaGGCCACTTCGGCCGCAGGGCCCGGGAAGATCTTGGGTCCGACGGTCGCAGGCGCTGCCGGCGGGGCCGCCCCCGGCTGccgggggaagggaggggggagaggCGGGACAGGCAGGCTGTCCGTCAGAGCCTGCCGCCCAATCACCGGGTGGTCCCGCCTCCGCCCCGCCCCGGAGAGGGCGCGCGGAGGACCCGCCtcctcctccgccgccgccgccgccgccggtgTGAGGCGGCCCGGCCTGGCCTGGTTCCCTCCGCCGGGCACCCCTCCCAGGTACCGGGTTTGGCCGGCGGGCCCCGGCGGGCGCCCCGGGCCTGCACTTCTCCTCCCGGTGGCCGCGCGGGCGGTGCCCCGCGAGCGGGCTTCGAAGGGGTCGCCGCGGCCGGGCCTGTGCGGGACGGTGGGCTGGGCAGCCGCCTGTGCGCGCGCGACAGACGGCCGGGCCGGCGCGAGGTTGCCGCGCGTGATGGGGCCGGCCGTGGCAGCCGGGCTGTGTCCGGGGCGGCGCGAGGAGGCCCCGTAGGGCCGAGGGCCCGGCTAGCGGATTGCGGGCGACGCGCGCGCGCGTGCCCCGACGCCGGGCCTGCCCGGGGGGTCGCGGGGCGCAGGCGCGGCGGGCGGGGGTCCTCCCCACGGGCGCGCGGGCGCCTTTGTTCCCGGCGCGCGGGCTGGGGCGGGGCCTGCagggccgccccgcccccgctcaggCCCCGCCCCGTCTCCGCCCGCaggagccgccgccgccggggtCCGCTCGCCCGCCGCCtgcgccgcggccgccgccagCTCGCTCCCGCCGGgcctgcgccgccgccgccgccgccgcccccggcaCCCGAGCCATGGCGGGCGCCGCGTCCCCCTGCGCCAACGGCTGCGGGCCCGGCGCGCCCTCGGACGCCGAGGTGCTGCACCTCTGCCGCAGCCTCGAGGTGGGCACCGTCATGACTTTGTTCTACTCCAAGAAGTCGCAGCGGCCCGAGCGGAAGACCTTCCAGGTCAAGCTGGAGACGCGGCAGATCACGTGGAGCCGAGGCGCCGACAAGATCGAGGGGGCCAGTAAGTgcgccccctccccacacccccggCTCCCCGGGCCCGCCGCGCGCGCGCGCTGGAGCGGCGCGGGGTCTGCGCCCCGGCTTGCGCGCGCCCGAGGGCCGCCGCTGGAAAGACTCCGGCAAACTTtcgggccccgcccccgcctcggCC
This region includes:
- the LOC122681114 gene encoding collagen alpha-2(I) chain-like, with amino-acid sequence MARVPGAAAAAAAQARRERAGGGRGAGGGRADPGGGGSCGRRRGGPGPRPYGASSRRPGHSPAATAGPITRGNLAPARPSVARAQAAAQPTVPHRPGRGDPFEARSRGTARAATGRRSAGPGRPPGPAGQTRYLGGVPGGGNQARPGRLTPAAAAAAEEEAGPPRALSGAGRRRDHPVIGRQALTDSLPVPPLPPPFPRQPGAAPPAAPATVGPKIFPGPAAEVASRKEKLRPGDIKLRGGRNGIQAHPESTSRCLPPRPAATAQEVLHSCS